TTCCTAACATCGCATGCGTAACAGCGGTTTGATCAATATTTGCTTCTTGTAAAACACGATGGAGCGCTTGGAAAATGCCGCTTTCAATGTCTTCAGAAGTTGGAGATTTTACACTGTGCACTAAGTTTAAATCTTCATCCAAAATTGCAGCGTCTGTATTTGTCCCACCTACGTCTATTCCGATTTTATAATTCATCTATACGCACGCTCCTTTTTTACCAAATCTTCCACTGGAGTATATTCGTACTCATAACCAAAATAGCGTGGACCTACTGTTTCAATACCAATATCGGTTCGCCATTGGGAAGCGCTTGGTAAAGATAAGACACGAACTCTTTTTCCATACTTCAAGCTTTCCGTAGTAACGGGAGCTAAAGTTTCTTGATCAACTAGACAGATCAAATCAGGAGTTAAAGCTATAGGTTCCCCATTTTTAAGCGCAATAAGATTTTCATTTTGGAAATAAATTTCTACTTGCTCGCCAGTGTCATTTTTTAAACCTTCAATTACCATTTTTCCTCGGTTAAAACCTGCTTCAATGTTTCTTTGTACATCCGTGATTTTTCCATTAAATAGGTCAAAACCATCGGTAATTTCCAATAATTGATTGAATTTTTCCTGAGTTTCTACTTCTTTAGACCGAATAATTCGTCCAATATTTTCAGAAAGAGAAACAACATTATGGATACTAGCCTGTTTGACTTCTTTTCCTGTACAAGGGTAATTACTAATTAAAGCTCTAGCCCCCATTTCAACCGTAGCCGTTCGTGCTAAGCGCTCGGCCCACACGTTATCAATAGTTTCAATAATGCCAATATTTCCCTTTTCATCGGTTATTGCCATCGGAGTAGAAGAAATACCATTCAAATGAAAAGTTACCATCTGTAACTCAGGAAAAGCTCGTCCCATACCATCACAATCGACTAATGGTAAGTTTAGTTGAGCAGCGACAATAATTGGAATCATCGAATTGACGCCTCCTGCTTCAATTGGAAAAACCCCTTTGATTTCCTTACCTAAGTATTTTTCCAATTTTTGAAAAACGCGTACAAATTCATCGCCTTTAGGCATTTTTTCGATCATAATACTAGGCGCCCCCATAGAAGCAGCCGGCGTATAAACCGCCTCTTCATCTACTTCTTCTGGTGAAATGACTCTTACAGGACCGTATTCATTCACTGCCGAAAGAGCCATCATTTTGCCAATATACGGATCGCCTCCACCTCCAGTTCCCAATAAAGCTGCGCCTACAGCAATATTTTCAATGGCTTCTGCATCAATTTTATGCATAATATTTCCTCCAATATTTCTAATTTAGTCGTCTATATTTTTATTGACTGCTTTTTTTGCTGTTATCTTATAAGCCCCATAATAAATAATAAATGAGAGAATAACGCCAATGAGTGGCTGATTAATTAATTTCGGTGCATTCGGGAAAAATTCCAAAATAACTGGCAAAGTAGCAACGGTAGCGCCAATGAACCAAGAAATAACACCTAACCAATTAATGCCAGCTACCTCATACCAATTGTCTGGATCCCCTTTTTGGATCAACCAATAAGAAGCAATCATCACCCCTGCAACCGGTGGAATCATTGCAGACAATACATTCATAATAGGAACAAAATAATCCAAAATGCCAATGGCCGCGAGAATCGTACCGATTCCGCCAGCTGCAGCTACCGCTAATGTTTGTTTTTCTTTAGAAACATTAAACACATTAACAATCGCAATTCCTCCAGAAAAAGCATTCACTGCGTTTGTCGTCCAAGTAGCCAAAAGCATGGCAATTACACCAATAACGGGCATGCCAAGTTGACTAAATACGGAAGTAATATCAGCAGTTGCCGAAGTCACGCCAAAAATTGCTCCTGCTGCAATCATTAAAAGTCCTGCCGGTAAAACGCCGACGATGGAAGCCTTTGCTACACCCGAACGATTACGCACATACTGTGAATAATCACCAGCAATAATTGCGCCTAAAGCAAAAGAACCAATCGAAACGGAAACGCCAGAAAGAAACGGCATATGGGTTTCTGGTTGATAATTCATAACTGCTGACCAACCGCCATCGGCCACCGAAATGGCCATTGCATAAATAACAACGGCTAATAAGAAAGGCACCGCGATATAATTCAACCAGCTAAGAATCTTAACTCCAAAAATCGCAGATAATAACATCACCGTGCCCCAACACAAACTAGAAAGCCATACAGGAAAGGCGACATTATACAATGTTAAAAATTGTGAAAATGCTTCCCCTGCGACATTTGCTTGCAAACCAAACCATCCTAAACAAGAAATGGCCAGAATAATAGCAATAAGTTTTTGTGCGCCTTGTTCACCAAAAACTTGAGAAGCAACTTGAACAGTAGGCCGTTTTAAATCCGAACTCTGAATACCTTGTAAGACCATCCCAAGCACAATAACAGCATGGCCTACCAAAGAAGCCAATATTGCTTGCCAAAAAGGCATGCCGGCGACAAGCGTTCCACCTAGTAATAATCCCGGCACGCTAATTTTCGAGCCCACCCAAATAAAAGCTAAACTTTGCCAAGATTGTTCCGCTTTTTTATCTTTCATGAAAATCCCTCATTTCGTTTGCAAGTTTTCTGAGAATAATCGCTATTATACGGAAATGAAGAAGCTTTGTATTTAGTTTAATTTTCAAATAAAAAAGAGATGTTTTGTCAAAATTGACAAAACATCTCTTTATTCTGTACGTTTTCCTGTATTTTTTAATAAGCGCCAAATAGCTATCGCCCGGTAATAAATCAAACTTTCAGGAAGTTTGGTCACCGAATAATGAACAATCTCGTTAATACGTTTGATCCGATATTTGATCGTATTCATGTGCACAAATAACAATTCGCCAGCTTTAGCGTAATGACTTTGTGCATCTAATAAAAAGACGGCCAATGTTTCGAGCAATTCTTCTTGTTGCATTAACGGCTGTAATGGTACAAGTGCTTGACGAATAGCTTTTTCTCCTTCAGAAACAACTTGC
This region of Tetragenococcus osmophilus genomic DNA includes:
- a CDS encoding DUF917 domain-containing protein translates to MHKIDAEAIENIAVGAALLGTGGGGDPYIGKMMALSAVNEYGPVRVISPEEVDEEAVYTPAASMGAPSIMIEKMPKGDEFVRVFQKLEKYLGKEIKGVFPIEAGGVNSMIPIIVAAQLNLPLVDCDGMGRAFPELQMVTFHLNGISSTPMAITDEKGNIGIIETIDNVWAERLARTATVEMGARALISNYPCTGKEVKQASIHNVVSLSENIGRIIRSKEVETQEKFNQLLEITDGFDLFNGKITDVQRNIEAGFNRGKMVIEGLKNDTGEQVEIYFQNENLIALKNGEPIALTPDLICLVDQETLAPVTTESLKYGKRVRVLSLPSASQWRTDIGIETVGPRYFGYEYEYTPVEDLVKKERAYR
- a CDS encoding cytosine permease; the protein is MKDKKAEQSWQSLAFIWVGSKISVPGLLLGGTLVAGMPFWQAILASLVGHAVIVLGMVLQGIQSSDLKRPTVQVASQVFGEQGAQKLIAIILAISCLGWFGLQANVAGEAFSQFLTLYNVAFPVWLSSLCWGTVMLLSAIFGVKILSWLNYIAVPFLLAVVIYAMAISVADGGWSAVMNYQPETHMPFLSGVSVSIGSFALGAIIAGDYSQYVRNRSGVAKASIVGVLPAGLLMIAAGAIFGVTSATADITSVFSQLGMPVIGVIAMLLATWTTNAVNAFSGGIAIVNVFNVSKEKQTLAVAAAGGIGTILAAIGILDYFVPIMNVLSAMIPPVAGVMIASYWLIQKGDPDNWYEVAGINWLGVISWFIGATVATLPVILEFFPNAPKLINQPLIGVILSFIIYYGAYKITAKKAVNKNIDD